The following proteins are co-located in the Polymorphospora rubra genome:
- a CDS encoding N-acyl homoserine lactonase family protein codes for MVGAVVSRLDLGYFVRPADEVGGPQPRVEPVLAYLVRRPEGLLLFDTGIGAADPETEAHYRPHRRPLAGALAVAGAAVDDVSLVVNCHLHFDHCGGNPLFAGRPILVRATELAAARAGGYTFPELVDFAGASYREVDGEVEVWPGVWLIPTPGHTAGHQSLVVRQPDGTVVLAGQAHDFASQFGSDELASRAAREGVAAPLPDYRPWVDRLLEFDPRRVLFAHDGAVWEPSGR; via the coding sequence ATGGTGGGTGCCGTCGTCTCCAGGCTTGACCTGGGATATTTCGTCCGTCCGGCCGACGAGGTCGGTGGTCCGCAACCCAGGGTGGAGCCGGTGCTGGCATACCTGGTCCGTCGGCCGGAGGGACTGCTGCTCTTCGACACCGGCATCGGGGCCGCCGACCCGGAGACCGAGGCGCACTACCGGCCCCACCGGCGCCCGCTGGCCGGGGCGCTGGCGGTCGCCGGGGCGGCCGTCGACGACGTGTCGCTGGTCGTCAACTGTCACCTGCACTTCGACCACTGTGGCGGCAACCCGCTCTTCGCCGGGCGGCCCATTCTCGTGCGGGCGACCGAACTCGCCGCCGCCCGGGCCGGCGGCTACACGTTCCCGGAACTGGTGGACTTTGCCGGAGCCAGCTACCGGGAGGTCGACGGCGAGGTCGAGGTCTGGCCGGGGGTGTGGCTGATCCCGACTCCCGGGCACACGGCCGGGCACCAGTCGCTGGTGGTCCGTCAGCCGGACGGCACGGTGGTGCTGGCCGGGCAGGCGCACGACTTCGCGTCGCAGTTCGGGTCGGACGAGTTGGCGAGCCGGGCCGCGCGCGAGGGCGTGGCGGCGCCGCTGCCGGACTACCGGCCGTGGGTCGACCGGCTGCTGGAGTTCGATCCGCGGCGGGTGCTCTTCGCGCACGACGGCGCGGTCTGGGAGCCGTCCGGCCGCTGA
- a CDS encoding cellulose binding domain-containing protein, translating into MLRRPTRRTIPAAVATALGLLAATVTAALPAVAGTADPRSAPGTAALAAAATPTRVMPLGDSITGSPGCWRAMLWNSLQSTGHTDVDFVGTLGPQGCGVPYDGDNEGHGGALVTTVANQNQLPNWLSATRPDIVLMHFGTNDAWSNVSPATIVAAYDKLVDQMRASNPAMTVLVAQIIPMAPPTCGECGQRVVALNAAIPAWAAAKSTAGSPVVVVDQWTGFNTATDTYDGVHPNAAGDRRIADRWLPALTAALDGVTPTPPPTTPPPTTPPPTTPPPTTPPPTTPPPVGGCTATHRIVNQWQGGFQAEVTVRNAGTTPTNGWTVRFGYSGTEQVTQAWNATVTQTGPTVTARNVAWNGSLTAGTSVTFGYLGAGTPAATPAATCTSP; encoded by the coding sequence ATGCTCCGAAGGCCCACCCGCCGGACCATCCCGGCCGCGGTCGCCACCGCGCTCGGCCTCCTCGCCGCCACCGTGACCGCCGCCCTGCCCGCCGTCGCGGGCACCGCCGACCCCCGTTCCGCACCCGGCACCGCCGCCCTCGCGGCCGCCGCGACACCGACGCGCGTCATGCCCCTCGGCGACTCCATCACCGGTTCGCCCGGCTGCTGGCGCGCCATGCTGTGGAACTCGTTGCAGAGCACCGGCCACACCGACGTCGACTTCGTCGGCACGCTCGGCCCCCAGGGCTGTGGCGTGCCGTACGACGGCGACAACGAGGGACACGGGGGTGCGCTGGTCACCACGGTCGCCAACCAGAACCAACTGCCCAACTGGCTGTCGGCCACCCGCCCGGACATCGTGCTGATGCACTTCGGCACCAACGACGCCTGGAGCAACGTGTCGCCGGCGACCATCGTCGCCGCGTACGACAAGCTCGTCGACCAGATGCGGGCCAGCAACCCGGCGATGACCGTCCTCGTCGCGCAGATCATCCCGATGGCGCCGCCCACCTGCGGCGAGTGCGGGCAGCGGGTGGTCGCCCTGAACGCGGCGATCCCGGCCTGGGCCGCGGCGAAGAGCACGGCCGGGTCGCCGGTCGTGGTCGTCGACCAGTGGACCGGGTTCAACACGGCCACCGACACCTACGACGGGGTGCACCCCAACGCCGCCGGCGACCGGCGGATCGCCGACCGGTGGCTCCCGGCCCTGACCGCCGCCCTCGACGGCGTCACCCCGACGCCGCCTCCGACCACCCCGCCGCCGACGACGCCACCTCCGACCACGCCACCGCCCACCACGCCGCCGCCGACCACCCCGCCGCCGGTCGGCGGATGCACGGCCACCCACCGCATCGTCAACCAGTGGCAGGGCGGATTCCAGGCCGAGGTGACCGTACGCAACGCCGGCACGACACCGACCAACGGCTGGACGGTGCGGTTCGGCTACTCCGGCACCGAACAGGTCACCCAGGCCTGGAACGCGACCGTCACCCAGACCGGCCCGACGGTGACCGCCCGGAACGTCGCCTGGAACGGTTCACTCACGGCGGGTACGTCGGTGACGTTCGGCTACCTGGGCGCCGGCACCCCGGCCGCGACCCCGGCGGCCACCTGCACCAGCCCCTGA